A single Carnobacterium inhibens subsp. inhibens DSM 13024 DNA region contains:
- the rplI gene encoding 50S ribosomal protein L9: protein MKVIFLADVKGKGKKGEVKNVADGYAHNFLLKNNLAKEATSASISELNGKIKADEKKEEEILQEAKKVKEFLEKDENAIEIKTKAAEDGRLFGSVTTKQIAAAAQKQLNIKLDKRKIELPVPIRSLASMKIDVKIHPEVVATITVRVLPEN, encoded by the coding sequence ATGAAAGTTATATTTTTAGCAGATGTAAAAGGTAAAGGAAAAAAAGGCGAGGTAAAAAACGTTGCTGATGGGTACGCACATAACTTTTTACTAAAAAATAATTTAGCTAAAGAAGCTACTTCAGCTAGTATTAGTGAATTGAATGGTAAAATAAAAGCGGATGAAAAAAAAGAAGAAGAGATTCTACAAGAAGCTAAAAAGGTAAAAGAATTTCTCGAAAAAGATGAAAATGCAATCGAGATTAAAACAAAAGCTGCTGAAGATGGTCGTTTGTTTGGTTCAGTTACAACAAAACAAATCGCTGCTGCAGCACAAAAGCAGTTAAACATAAAACTTGATAAACGTAAAATAGAATTACCCGTTCCAATCAGAAGTTTAGCTTCAATGAAAATCGACGTGAAAATTCATCCTGAAGTAGTTGCAACAATTACTGTCAGAGTTTTACCAGAAAATTAA